The following are encoded in a window of Pongo abelii isolate AG06213 chromosome 14, NHGRI_mPonAbe1-v2.0_pri, whole genome shotgun sequence genomic DNA:
- the LOC134759854 gene encoding proline-rich protein 20E-like, whose translation MEEPRPSKRLRTMAPNQASGGPPREPGCSVVDPEDSVEADEPAHPAQPAKPIAYVTPFRWQPPAPTESARPAERGRRRGGSRPAGRGRGRGGGPRRDAGPRRGAQRLMGSDVHVQLDHHGEPGHQGEPEIRETAAFSLSETGHLPGTAQEGPGPDVAPPELGLQEPPPASEPQAVAGQPTLTLYHCVGFRALGDPAVLQVIETPHGTYVQGVPVFFTDIAC comes from the exons ATGGAGGAACCAAGGCCTTCCAAGCGGCTTCGCACCATGGCCCCTAATCAAG cCTCCGGTGGGCCTCCTAGAGAGCCAGGCTGCTCTGTTGTGGACCCTGAAGACTCCGTGGAAGCAGATGAGCCCGCACACCCAGCCCAACCCGCAAAACCCATTGCTTACGTGACACCCTTCAGATGGCAGCCCCCAGCTCCCACAGAGTCAGCTCGTCCGGCAGAGAGAGGCCGGCGCCGGGGAGGAAGCCGGCCGGCAGGGCGAGGCCGTGGCAGAGGCGGTGGGCCCCGCAGGGACGCTGGCCCGAGACGGGGGGCACAACGCTTGATGGGATCGGACGTGCACGTCCAACTGGACCACCATGGAGAGCCAGGCCACCAGGGGGAACCGGAAATCAGGGAGACCGCAgccttctctctttctgaaacAGGTCATCTGCCTGGAACTGCGCAGGAAGGCCCTGGCCCCGACGTGGCGCCACCTgagctggggcttcaggagccGCCCCCCGCTTCTGAGCCTCAGGCTGTCGCCGGGCAGCCCACGTTGACCCTCTATCACTGCGTCGGGTTTAGGGCTCTGGGCGACCCAGCTGTTTTACAAGTCATTGAAACCCCCCACGGCACCTATGTGCAGGGGGTCCCAGTGTTCTTCACCGACATTGCATGCTGA
- the LOC134759855 gene encoding proline-rich protein 20E-like: MEEPRPSKRLRTMAPNQASGGPPREPGCSVVDPEDSVEADEPAHPAQPAKPIAYVTPFRWQPPAPTESARPAERGRRRGGSRPAGRGRGRGGGPRRDAGPRRGAQRLMGSDVHIQLDHHGEPGHQGEPEVRETAAFSLSETGHLPGTVQEGPGPDVAPPELGLQEPPPASEAQAVAGQPTLTLYHCVGFRALGDPAVLQVIETPHGTYVQGVPVFFTDIAC; this comes from the exons ATGGAGGAACCAAGGCCTTCCAAGCGGCTTCGCACCATGGCCCCTAATCAAG cCTCCGGTGGGCCTCCTAGAGAGCCAGGCTGCTCTGTTGTGGACCCTGAAGACTCCGTGGAAGCAGATGAGCCCGCACACCCAGCCCAACCCGCAAAACCCATTGCTTACGTGACACCCTTCAGATGGCAGCCCCCAGCTCCCACAGAGTCAGCTCGTCCGGCAGAGAGAGGCCGGCGCCGGGGAGGAAGCCGGCCTGCAGGGCGAGGCCGTGGCAGAGGCGGTGGGCCCCGCAGGGACGCTGGCCCGCGACGGGGGGCACAACGCTTGATGGGATCGGACGTGCACATCCAACTGGACCACCATGGAGAGCCAGGCCACCAGGGGGAACCGGAAGTCAGGGAGACCGCAgccttctctctttctgaaacAGGTCATCTGCCTGGAACTGTGCAGGAAGGCCCTGGCCCCGACGTGGCGCCACCTgagctggggcttcaggagccGCCCCCCGCTTCTGAGGCTCAGGCTGTCGCCGGGCAGCCCACGTTGACCCTCTATCACTGCGTCGGGTTTAGGGCTCTGGGCGACCCAGCTGTTTTACAAGTCATTGAAACCCCCCACGGCACCTATGTGCAGGGGGTCCCAGTGTTCTTCACCGACATTGCATGCTGA
- the LOC129054529 gene encoding proline-rich protein 20E-like, which produces MEEPRRSKRLRTMAPNQASGGPPREPGCSAVDPEDSVEADGPAQPAQPAKPIAYVTPFRWQPPAPTESARRAERGRRRGGSRPAGRGRGRGGGPRRDAGPRRGAQRLMGSDVHIQLDHHGEPGHQGEPEIRETAAFSLSETGHLPGTAQEGPGPDVAPPELGLQEPPPASGPQAVAGQPTLTLYPCVGFRALGDPAVLQVIQTPHGTYVKGVPVFFADIAC; this is translated from the exons ATGGAGGAACCAAGGCGTTCCAAGCGGCTTCGTACCATGGCCCCTAATCAAG cCTCCGGTGGGCCTCCTAGAGAGCCAGGCTGCTCTGCTGTGGACCCTGAAGACTCCGTGGAAGCAGATGGGCCCGCACAGCCAGCCCAACCCGCAAAACCCATTGCTTACGTGACACCCTTCAGATGGCAGCCCCCAGCTCCCACAGAGTCAGCTCGTCGGGCAGAGAGAGGCCGGCGCCGGGGAGGAAGCCGGCCGGCAGGGCGAGGCCGTGGCAGAGGCGGTGGGCCCCGCAGGGACGCTGGCCCGAGACGGGGGGCACAACGCTTGATGGGATCGGACGTGCACATCCAACTGGACCACCATGGAGAGCCAGGCCACCAGGGGGAACCGGAAATCAGGGAGACCGCAgccttctctctttctgaaacAGGTCATCTGCCTGGAACTGCGCAGGAAGGCCCTGGCCCCGACGTGGCGCCACCTgagctggggcttcaggagccGCCCCCCGCTTCTGGGCCTCAGGCTGTCGCCGGGCAGCCCACGTTGACCCTCTATCCCTGCGTCGGATTTAGGGCTCTGGGTGACCCAGCTGTTTTACAAGTCATTCAAACCCCCCACGGCACCTATGTGAAGGGGGTCCCAGTGTTCTTCGCCGACATTGCATGCTGA
- the LOC129054528 gene encoding proline-rich protein 20E-like → MEEPRPSKRLRTMAPNQASGGPPREPGCSAVDPEDSVEADEPAHPAQPAKPIAYVTPFRWQPPAPTESARPAERGRRRGGSRPAGRGRGRGGGPRRDAGPRQGAQRLMGSDVHIQLDHHGEPGHQGEPEIRETAAFSLSETGHLPGTVQEGPGPDVAPPELGLQEPPPASEPQAVAGQPTLTLYHCVGFRALGDPAVLQVIETPHGTYVQGVPVFFTDIAC, encoded by the exons ATGGAGGAACCAAGGCCTTCCAAGCGGCTTCGCACCATGGCCCCTAATCAAG cCTCCGGTGGGCCTCCTAGAGAGCCAGGCTGCTCTGCTGTGGACCCTGAAGACTCCGTGGAAGCAGATGAGCCCGCACACCCAGCCCAACCCGCAAAACCCATTGCTTACGTGACACCCTTCAGATGGCAGCCCCCAGCTCCCACAGAGTCAGCTCGTCCGGCAGAGAGAGGCCGGCGCCGGGGAGGAAGCCGGCCTGCAGGGCGAGGCCGTGGCAGAGGCGGTGGGCCCCGCAGGGACGCTGGCCCGCGACAGGGGGCACAACGCTTGATGGGATCGGACGTGCACATCCAACTGGACCACCATGGAGAGCCAGGCCACCAGGGGGAACCGGAAATCAGGGAGACCGCAgccttctctctttctgaaacAGGTCATCTGCCTGGAACTGTGCAGGAAGGCCCTGGCCCCGACGTGGCGCCACCTgagctggggcttcaggagccGCCCCCCGCTTCTGAGCCTCAGGCTGTCGCCGGGCAGCCCACGTTGACCCTCTATCACTGCGTCGGGTTTAGGGCTCTGGGCGACCCAGCTGTTTTACAAGTCATTGAAACCCCCCACGGCACCTATGTGCAGGGGGTCCCAGTGTTCTTCACCGACATTGCATGCTGA